The Saccharomyces mikatae IFO 1815 strain IFO1815 genome assembly, chromosome: 13 genome has a segment encoding these proteins:
- the FAA4 gene encoding long-chain fatty acid-CoA ligase FAA4 (similar to Saccharomyces cerevisiae FAA4 (YMR246W) and FAA1 (YOR317W); ancestral locus Anc_8.796), translating to MTEQYSVAVGEAANEHETAPRRNIRVRDQPLTRPINSSASTLYEFALECFTRGGKRDGMAWRDIIDIHETKKTIVKRVDGKDKPIEKTWLYYELSPYKTMTYEEMICVMHNIGRGLIKAGVKPSGENKLHIFASTSHKWMKTFLGCMSQGIPVVTAYDTLGESGLIHSMVETESVAIFTDNQLLSKLIVPLKTAKDIKFVVHSEPIDPSDKRQNGKLYQAAKDAVDKIKEVRPDIQIYSFDEIIEIGEKAKDEVELHFPKPEDLACIMYTSGSTGTPKGVVLTHHNIVAGIGGVGHNVIGWIGETDRIIAFLPLAHIFELTFEFEAFYWNGILGYATVKTLTPTSTYNCQGDLMEFKPTVMVGVAAVWETVRKGILAKINELPGLSQKIFWTVYALKERNLPCSHFLSGLIFKRIREATGGQLRFILNGGSAISIDAQKFLSNVLCPMLIGYGLTEGVANACVLEPDHFDYGIAGDLVGSITAKLVDVEDLGYFAKNNQGELLLKGAPICSEYYKNPEETAAAFTDDGWFRTGDIAEWTPKGQVKIIDRKKNLVKTLNGEYIALEKLESIYRSNSYVQNICVYADENKVKPVGIVVPNLGPLSKLAVQLGVMVPGEDIESYIHEKKLQDAVCKDMLETAKSQGLNGIELLCGIVFFEEEWTPENGLVTSAQKLKRRDILAIVKPDVERVYKENT from the coding sequence ATGACCGAACAATACTCCGTTGCAGTTGGCGAAGCGGCCAACGAGCACGAAACCGCtccaagaagaaatatcAGGGTGAGAGATCAACCTTTAACTAGACCCATAAACTCATCTGCATCGACGCTGTACGAATTTGCCCTGGAATGTTTTACCAGAGGTGGCAAAAGAGATGGTATGGCGTGGAGAGATATTATCGATATACATgagacaaagaaaactatAGTCAAGAGAGTAGACGGAAAGGATAAGCCTATCGAAAAGACATGGTTGTACTACGAACTGAGCCCTTACAAAACCATGACCTATGAGGAAATGATCTGCGTGATGCACAACATTGGCCGTGGGCTGATAAAGGCTGGTGTCAAGCCCAGTGGTGAGAACAAGTTGCACATTTTTGCCTCTACTTCCCATAAATGGatgaaaacttttcttGGTTGCATGTCTCAAGGTATTCCCGTGGTCACTGCATACGACACTTTGGGTGAAAGTGGTTTGATTCACTCCATGGTGGAAACGGAGTCCGTCGCGATTTTCACCGATAACCAGCTGTTGTCCAAATTGATAGTGCCCTTGAAAACCGCCAAGGACATTAAATTTGTCGTTCACAGCGAACCCATCGATCCTAGTGACAAAAGACAAAATGGTAAGCTTTATCAAGCTGCCAAGGATGCTGTTGACAAGATAAAAGAAGTGAGACCAGACATACAAATTTACagttttgatgaaatcATTGAGATAGGTGAAAAGGCCAAAGATGAAGTTGAATTGCATTTCCCCAAGCCGGAAGATCTGGCCTGTATCATGTACACTTCAGGCTCCACTGGTACACCAAAGGGTGTGGTATTGACACATCATAACATTGTTGCTGGTATCGGTGGTGTGGGACACAACGTCATCGGATGGATTGGCGAAACAGACCGTATCATTGCATTCTTGCCATTGGCTCACATTTTTGAGTTAACCTTTGAATTCGAAGCCTTCTACTGGAATGGTATTCTGGGTTACGCCACCGTCAAGACTTTAACACCAACTTCCACATATAACTGCCAGGGTGATCTGATGGAGTTCAAACCCACCGTAATGGTCGGTGTCGCAGCAGTTTGGGAAACAGTGAGAAAGGGTATCTTGGCTAAGATCAATGAATTGCCCGGCTTGTCCCAAAAGATATTTTGGACTGTCTatgctttgaaagaaagaaatctGCCATGCAGCCACTTTTTGAGTGGATTGATCTTCAAGAGAATCAGAGAAGCCACTGGTGGACAGTTGAGATTTATTTTAAACGGTGGATCCGCAATCAGCATAGATGCTCAGAAATTCCTCTCCAATGTCCTGTGTCCTATGCTCATTGGATACGGGCTAACCGAAGGTGTAGCCAATGCTTGCGTTTTAGAACCTGACCACTTCGATTATGGTATTGCCGGTGATCTTGTCGGATCCATTACTGCTAAGTTAGTAGATGTCGAAGATTTAGGttattttgcaaaaaataatcaagGTGAATTGCTCCTTAAGGGTGCACCCATCTGTTCCGAATACTATAAGAACCCTGAAGAAACTGCCGCGGCCTTTACCGATGATGGCTGGTTCCGTACCGGTGATATTGCTGAATGGACCCCTAAGGGACAAGTGAAAATCATTGatagaaagaagaatttagtCAAGACCTTAAATGGTGAATACATTGCATTGGAAAAACTAGAATCCATTTACagatcaaattcttatgTCCAAAACATTTGCGTTTATGctgatgaaaataaggTTAAACCAGTCGGTATTGTGGTCCCTAACCTGGGGCCTTTATCTAAATTGGCTGTCCAATTAGGTGTAATGGTGCCTGgtgaagatattgaaagCTATATCCacgaaaagaaacttcAAGACGCAGTTTGTAAAGATATGCTTGAAACTGCCAAATCTCAAGGCCTCAACGGTATTGAATTGTTATGCggtattgttttctttgaagaagaatggACTCCTGAAAACGGGCTTGTCACATCAGCCCagaaattaaagagaagagaTATCTTGGCCATTGTCAAACCGGACGTGGAAAGAGtttacaaagaaaacactTAA
- the YHM2 gene encoding Yhm2p (similar to Saccharomyces cerevisiae YHM2 (YMR241W); ancestral locus Anc_8.784), whose translation MTSTTNSTTGTVIEKKPVSFSNILLGACLNLSEVTTLGQPLEVVKTTMAANRNLTFLESVKHVWSRGGILGYYQGLIPWAWIEASTKGAVLLFVSAEAEYQFKSLGLNNFASGILGGVTGGVTQAYLTMGFCTCMKTVEITRHKSASAGGVPQSSWSVFKNIYKKEGIRGINKGVNAVAIRQMTNWGSRFGLSRLVEDGIRKVTGKTNKDDKLNPFEKIGASALGGGLSAWNQPIEVIRVEMQSKKEDPNRPKNLTVGKTFKYIYQSNGLKGLYRGVTPRIGLGIWQTVFMVGFGDMAKEFVARMTGETPVAKH comes from the coding sequence ATGACATCTACTACTAATTCTACTACAGGAACCGTAATAGAGAAGAAACCAGTCTCCTTCTCTAATATCCTATTGGGTGCATGTTTAAACTTGTCAGAGGTGACTACGTTAGGTCAGCCTTTGGAGGTTGTTAAGACAACAATGGCCGCAAATAGAAACTTGACATTTTTGGAGTCTGTCAAACACGTTTGGTCAAGGGGTGGTATATTGGGTTACTACCAAGGGTTGATTCCATGGGCATGGATCGAAGCCTCCACCAAGGGTGCCGTGCTTCTGTTCGTGTCAGCTGAGGCCGAATAtcaattcaaaagtttGGGGCTAAATAACTTTGCATCAGGTATACTGGGCGGTGTCACAGGCGGTGTCACTCAGGCTTACCTGACCATGGGGTTCTGTACCTGTATGAAAACTGTGGAAATTACTAGACATAAATCTGCATCTGCAGGTGGTGTTCCGCAATCTTCCTGGAGTGTGTTCAAGAACATTTACAAAAAGGAAGGTATCAGAGGTATTAACAAGGGTGTGAATGCTGTTGCTATCAGACAAATGACCAACTGGGGGTCTCGTTTCGGTTTATCCAGATTAGTGGAAGATGGTATTAGAAAGGTAACCGGGAAAACCAATAAGGATGACAAGTTGAACCCTTTCGAAAAGATTGGTGCTAGTGCTTTAGGTGGTGGTTTGAGTGCTTGGAATCAACCAATTGAAGTTATTAGAGTTGAAATGCAATCTAAGAAGGAAGATCCAAACAgaccaaaaaatttgactGTTGGCAAGACATTTAAATACATTTATCAATCAAACGGTCTTAAGGGTCTTTACCGTGGTGTCACCCCAAGAATTGGTTTAGGTATTTGGCAGACCGTCTTCATGGTAGGTTTTGGTGATATGGCAAAGGAATTTGTCGCCAGAATGACTGGTGAAACCCCAGTTGCAAAACATTAG
- the CUS1 gene encoding U2 snRNP complex subunit CUS1 (similar to Saccharomyces cerevisiae CUS1 (YMR240C); ancestral locus Anc_8.780) encodes MARSKTRKRSGNKHSKNGSVLNSRAEIAALIDARKVEHDKKSGTVINKQSVEKFANEKLKKEFEDVMQRFQMQEGSAGPKEIIEDKESIEVAIAEEKPVRDIKHTLDDELEDTVLDNSEEHFSARKRRKLEKPSLSQLKSQVPYPQVIEWYDCDARYPSLLASIKCTKNVIPVPNHWQSKKEYLSGRSLLGKGPFQLPDIIKKTNIEQMRSTLPQSGVDAQDEKSLKEASRVRVQPKMGTLDLDSKKLHDVFFKIGANWKPDHLLCFGDIYYENRNLFEEANWKRMVERKRPGRISQELRAIMNLPEGQLPPWCMKMKDVGLPTGYSDLKIAGLNWDITNLKGDVYGRIIPHHNSRVNKLPTNYFGALVSFEVPEVEILNGNSQEDAENRVPGGKISEETELKIDHAQDNISEVIDLERKIEKNEGESKRKLYTVLK; translated from the coding sequence atggCCAGGAGTAAAACTCGGAAACGTTCTGGAAACAAGCATAGTAAGAACGGATCTGTGCTAAATAGCAGAGCTGAAATCGCCGCCTTGATTGATgcaagaaaagttgaacATGACAAGAAGAGTGGAACAGTTATCAACAAACAGTCAGTGGAAAAATTCGCTAATgagaaactaaaaaaagaattcgaGGATGTCATGCAAAGATTTCAAATGCAAGAGGGCAGCGCTGGCCCGAAAGAAATTATAGAAGATAAAGAGAGTATTGAAGTCGCTATTGCCGAGGAAAAACCTGTCAGGGACATAAAACATACACTGGATGATGAGTTGGAGGATACGGTTTTGGATAACAGCGAAGAGCATTTTTCAGCTAGAAAACGTAGGAAACTAGAAAAACCATCGCTATCACAGCTGAAAAGCCAGGTGCCGTATCCTCAAGTTATAGAATGGTACGATTGTGACGCAAGGTACCCAAGCTTACTAGCTTCCATAAAATGCACTAAAAACGTGATTCCCGTTCCGAATCACTGGCAGTCCAAGAAGGAATATCTCTCTGGCCGTTCTTTATTGGGTAAAGGACCTTTCCAGCTTCCTGACATTATCAAAAAGACAAACATAGAACAGATGAGATCAACGCTTCCGCAAAGTGGGGTGGATGCACAGGACGAAAAATCATTGAAGGAGGCCTCAAGAGTAAGAGTCCAGCCGAAAATGGGCACTCTCGATTTGGACTCCAAGAAATTACATGATGTATTCTTCAAGATAGGAGCCAACTGGAAACCTGATCATTTGCTATGCTTCGGTGACATCTATTATGAGAATAGGAATCTTTTTGAAGAGGCTAAttggaaaagaatggtTGAACGCAAAAGGCCCGGGAGAATCAGCCAAGAACTACGCGCTATCATGAACTTGCCCGAAGGACAGTTACCACCGTGGTGtatgaagatgaaagatGTTGGATTACCTACAGGATATTCTGATTTGAAAATCGCTGGTTTGAATTGGGACATAACGAACTTGAAAGGGGATGTTTATGGTAGAATAATCCCACACCATAATTCAAGGGTCAACAAACTGCCTACAAATTATTTTGGTGCATTGGTTTCGTTTGAAGTCCCTGAAGTTGAAATTCTAAATGGGAATTCGCAGGAAGATGCGGAAAATAGGGTCCCTGGTGGAAAAATTAGCGAAGAAACAGAGCTTAAAATAGATCACGCTCAAGACAACATATCTGAAGTGATAGacttggaaagaaaaatcgaGAAAAATGAAGGCGAATCCAAGAGGAAGCTATATACTGTATTAAAATAA
- the COA6 gene encoding Coa6p (similar to Saccharomyces cerevisiae YMR244C-A; ancestral locus Anc_8.795) gives MGLFSFDGGKKEPQPPNTRSQRKLCWESRDGFFQCLDKANILDAMDPKNSKSVNAQCKVENEKFEENCAHSWIKYFKEKRVIDFKREEAIKKIEQEAKQREQKQ, from the coding sequence ATGGGCttgttttcatttgatGGTGGTAAGAAGGAACCTCAACCCCCTAATACCCGTTCGCAGAGGAAGTTGTGTTGGGAGTCCAGGGATGGCTTTTTTCAGTGTTTGGACAAAGCAAACATCTTGGATGCAATGGATCCCAAGAATAGCAAGAGTGTAAATGCGCAGTGCAAGGTGGAGAATGAAAAGTTTGAGGAAAATTGTGCTCATAGCTGGATCAAATACTTCAAGGAAAAGAGGGTCATCGACTTCAAGAGGGAGGAGGCcatcaagaaaattgagCAAGAAGCCAAACAGAGGGAACAAAAGCAGTGA
- the RPL20A gene encoding 60S ribosomal protein eL20 (similar to Saccharomyces cerevisiae RPL20A (YMR242C) and RPL20B (YOR312C); ancestral locus Anc_8.789), whose product MRIFASNEVIAKSRYWYFLQKLHKVKKASGEVVSINQISEAHPTKVKNFGVWVRYDSRSGTHNMYKEIRDVSRVAAVETLYQDMAARHRARFRSIHILKVAEIEKTADVKRQYVKQFLTKDLKFPLPHRVQKSTKTFSYKRPSTFY is encoded by the coding sequence ATGAGAATCTTTGCTTCAAACGAAGTTATTGCCAAGTCTCGTTACTGGTATTTCTTGCAAAAATTGCACAAGGTTAAGAAGGCTTCCGGTGAAGTTGTTTCCATCAACCAAATCAGCGAAGCTCACCCAACCAAGGTCAAGAACTTCGGTGTCTGGGTCAGATATGATTCCAGATCTGGTACCCACAACATGTACAAGGAAATCAGAGACGTTTCCAGAGTTGCTGCTGTCGAAACCTTATACCAAGACATGGCTGCCAGACACAGAGCCAGATTTAGATCCATCCACATCTTGAAGGTTgctgaaattgaaaagactGCTGACGTCAAGAGACAATACGTTAAGCAATTTTTGACCAAGGACTTGAAATTCCCATTGCCTCACAGAGTCCAAAAATCCACCAAGACTTTCTCTTACAAGAGACCTTCCACTTTCTACTGA
- the SMKI13G3650 gene encoding uncharacterized protein (similar to Saccharomyces cerevisiae YMR244W; ancestral locus Anc_8.793): MLLSKLLTPSSVLSILSVAAFTATAAPSPGIQVTENTNQDHHEHAKRGGTCSFPNYDGMVAVQKDGSNAGWAMSPDQECSYGSWCPYACKPGQLMGQWDPSATTYSYPKCQNGGLYCDSNGNLQKPNSDKDYCYDGKGTVVAKNNAKSGDVAFCQTVLPGNEAMLIPTLVGSGSKQVLAVPGTDYWASTASHYYVNAPGVSVKDACQWGSSANPQGNWAPFVAGSNMDDNQNTFVKIGWNPVYLESSCPFKDVKPSFGIRITCEDESQCEGLPCSIDPSSNAVNEVTSSGGGSSGAGGGNFCVVTARNGAKASIEVFDVGSSSKNKREVNPLDGLTTTITETKYETITVTAKA, encoded by the coding sequence ATGTTACTTTCCAAATTACTGACACCATCTTCGGTATTGTCAATTTTGAGCGTTGCTGCGTTCACAGCGACCGCCGCGCCATCGCCCGGTATTCAAGTGACGGAAAATACAAATCAAGATCATCACGAGCACGCCAAGCGTGGAGGAACATGTAGTTTTCCCAACTACGATGGAATGGTAGCAGTACAAAAGGATGGATCTAACGCCGGATGGGCAATGAGTCCTGACCAAGAATGTTCCTACGGTTCATGGTGCCCCTACGCGTGCAAGCCAGGACAGCTAATGGGACAATGGGACCCCTCGGCCACCACATACTCGTACCCCAAGTGTCAAAACGGTGGGTTATACTGTGATTCCAATGGTAACCTGCAAAAGCCAAATAGCGATAAAGACTACTGTTATGATGGGAAAGGGACTGTTGTAGCGAAAAACAACGCTAAAAGCGGTGACGTTGCGTTCTGTCAGACTGTGCTGCCGGGTAATGAAGCCATGTTGATCCCAACCTTAGTTGGCTCCGGATCGAAACAAGTTCTAGCCGTACCTGGTACAGACTACTGGGCCTCCACGGCATCGCATTACTACGTCAATGCTCCAGGTGTCAGCGTGAAGGACGCATGTCAGTGGGGTAGTAGTGCCAATCCACAGGGCAATTGGGCCCCATTTGTAGCGGGCTCCAACATGGATGACAACCAAAACACGTTCGTGAAAATCGGTTGGAATCCGGTTTACCTGGAATCTTCCTGTCCGTTTAAAGACGTAAAACCCTCCTTCGGCATTAGAATTACTTGTGAAGACGAGTCGCAGTGTGAAGGCTTACCATGCTCCATAGATCCAAGTTCCAATGCAGTTAACGAGGTGACGAGCTCTGGCGGCGGTTCCTCTGGGGCCGGTGGTGGAAACTTCTGTGTGGTCACTGCCAGAAACGGCGCTAAGGCCAGCATCGAAGTGTTCGATGTCGGttcatcttctaaaaaCAAGAGAGAGGTGAACCCACTAGATGGTCTTACTACAACAATCACTGAGACCAAATATGAGACTATTACAGTTACTGCTAAAGCATAG
- the RNT1 gene encoding ribonuclease III (similar to Saccharomyces cerevisiae RNT1 (YMR239C); ancestral locus Anc_8.779) encodes MGSKVAGKKKTQNENKGDNSNRSQQQANSSINNPLKGKVKVSDYDYLEVIQLEHAVTKLVESYNKIIELSPNLVTYYEAVNNQDKVPVQILPSLSRYQLKLAAELKTLHDLKKDPILKEISGYENEFDSEQKQPILREISKPDIEKLEKLEQIRREKRDTADVNVYENLNTREEDEEEDEGEDSYDPTKAGDVIKAAKWPPKLPEIQDLAIRARVFIHKSTIKDKVYLSGSEMINAHNERLEFLGDSILNSVMTLIIYNKFPDYSEGQLSTLRMNLVSNEQIKQWSIMYNFHEKLKTNFDLKDENSNFQNGKLKLYADVFEAYIGGLMEDDPRNNLPKIRKWLRKLAKPVIEEATHSQVALEKTDKLDMNAKRQLYSLIGYASLRLHYVTVKKPTAVDPNSIVECRVGDGTVLGTGVGRNIKIAGIRAAENALRDKKMLDFYAKQRAAIPRSESVLKDPSHKNKKRRISDTS; translated from the coding sequence aTGGGCTCAAAAGTGgcaggaaaaaagaagactcaaaatgaaaataaaggtGACAACAGCAATCGTTCACAACAACAAGCAAATAGTAGTATCAATAATCCTTTGAAGGGAAAAGTCAAGGTGTCAGATTACGACTATCTTGAGGTTATTCAATTAGAACATGCTGTAACTAAATTAGTTGAATCTTACAACAAAATAATCGAACTTTCACCAAATCTGGTAACTTATTATGAGGCtgtaaacaatcaagaTAAAGTTCCAGTCCAGATACTTCCTTCTCTATCACGCTATCAACTAAAACTGGCCGCTGAGTTGAAAACACTGCACGATCTTAAAAAAGACCccattttgaaagaaattagCGGTTATGAGAATGAATTCGATAGTGAACAAAAGCAACCAATATTACGAGAAATCAGCAAACCCGATATAGAAAAGTTAGAAAAGTTGGAACAAATCAGGAGGGAAAAGAGAGACACAGCTGACGTAAATGTATATGAAAATTTAAATACGAgggaagaagatgaagaagaggatgaaggTGAGGACAGCTATGATCCAACAAAGGCTGGTGATGTCATTAAGGCCGCTAAATGGCCTCCGAAATTGCCAGAGATCCAAGATTTAGCGATCAGAGCTAGGGTTTTCATTCACAAATCCACCATCAAAGATAAAGTGTACTTGTCTGGCTCGGAAATGATCAACGCTCATAACGAAAGGCTAGAATTCTTGGGCGATTCGATCTTGAATTCTGTCATGACGTTGATTATTTATAACAAGTTTCCAGATTACAGTGAAGGCCAATTATCAACTCTAAGGATGAATTTAGTAAGCAACGAACAGATCAAACAATGGTCAATAATGTATAACTTCCATGAGAAACTGAAgacaaattttgatttgaagGATGAGAACTCCAATTTCCAAAATGGTAAATTGAAATTATATGCGGATGTGTTTGAAGCCTACATTGGCGGTTTGATGGAAGATGATCCAAGGAATAATTTACCCAAAATAAGAAAGTGGTTAAGAAAACTGGCAAAGCCTGTGATCGAGGAGGCCACTCATAGTCAAGTTGCCTTAGAGAAGACTGACAAACTTGATATGAATGCCAAACGGCAGTTATACTCTTTGATTGGTTATGCATCATTACGTCTACATTATGTTACGGTAAAGAAACCAACTGCTGTTGATCCTAATTCTATAGTCGAGTGTAGGGTTGGTGATGGTACCGTTTTAGGTACAGGTGTAGGCAGAAATATTAAAATTGCTGGTATCAGGGCTGCAGAAAATGCACTTCGtgacaaaaaaatgttaGATTTTTACGCGAAGCAAAGAGCTGCCATTCCTAGGAGTGAATCTGTGCTAAAGGATCCTTCacacaaaaataaaaaacgaAGGATATCAGATACAAGCTGA
- the ZRC1 gene encoding Zn(2+) transporter ZRC1 (similar to Saccharomyces cerevisiae ZRC1 (YMR243C) and COT1 (YOR316C); ancestral locus Anc_8.792) yields the protein MIIGKELRIISLLTLDTGFFLLEITIGYMSHSLALIADSFHMLNDIISLLVALWAVDVAKNRGPDAKYTYGWKRAEILGALINAVFLIALCFSIMIEALQRLIEPQEIQNPRLVLYVGVAGLISNFVGLFLFHDSGSGSLHSHSHGSMEGGNDDFDIESSATHSHSHSSVPNDNLNIDEDAISSPGSSEHIGEVLPQSIVNRLSNEGQPLLDHDDHDHDHGSKKPRHRSLNMHGVFLHVLGDALGNIGVIVAALFIWKTEYSWRFYSDPIVSLIITVIIFSSALPLSRRASKILLQATPSTISADQIQREILAVPGVIAVHDFHVWNLTESIYIASIHVQIDSTPDKFISSAKLIRKIFHQHGIHSATVQPEFVSGDVNEDIRRRFSIIAGGSPSSSQEAFENNGSAGNDKKKRSPTAYGATTASSNCIVDDAVNCNTSNCLQ from the coding sequence ATGATCATCGGTAAAGAATTGAGAattatttctcttttgacCTTAGATACGGGGTTCTTCCTATTGGAAATCACCATAGGTTATATGTCACATTCTTTGGCCTTGATTGCTGATTCATTCCATATGTTAAATGATATCATATCTCTTTTAGTCGCACTTTGGGCAGTGGATGTGGCCAAAAATAGGGGTCCAGATGCCAAATACACTTATGGATGGAAGAGAGCTGAAATCCTGGGTGCCTTAATTAATGCTGTTTTCTTAATTGCCTTGTGTTTTTCCATCATGATTGAAGCTTTACAAAGACTGATTGAACctcaagaaattcaaaaccCAAGATTGGTTTTGTATGTTGGTGTAGCTGGTCTAATTTCTAATTTTGTAGGcttatttttgtttcacGATAGTGGTAGTGGCAGTTTACATTCACATTCTCATGGTTCTATGGAAGGCGGAAATGACGATTTTGACATAGAATCTAGTGCCACACATTCCCACTCTCATTCATCTGTTCCAAATGATAATTtaaatattgatgaagatgctATTTCAAGTCCTGGATCTTCAGAACATATTGGTGAAGTGTTACCACAATCAATAGTAAACAGACTATCAAATGAAGGTCAACCTCTACTAGACCATGACGATCATGACCACGACCATGGATCAAAGAAACCCCGTCACCGTTCTTTGAATATGCATGGTGTCTTCTTACATGTCTTAGGTGATGCTTTGGGTAACATTGGTGTCATTGTAGCGGCTTTGTTCATTTGGAAGACTGAATACTCTTGGAGATTTTACTCGGATCCAATTGTATCTTTGATTATAACcgttattattttttcttctgccTTACCCTTATCTCGTAGAGCCTCAAAAATCCTACTTCAAGCTACCCCATCCACAATTTCCGCTGATCAAATCCAAAGAGAGATTTTGGCAGTACCTGGTGTGATTGCAGTTCATGATTTCCATGTTTGGAATTTGACTGAATCTATATACATTGCATCTATTCATGTTCAAATAGACTCCACGCCCGACAAATTCATTAGTTCCGCTAAattaataagaaaaatttttcatcaacaCGGTATTCATTCTGCTACCGTTCAACCAGAATTCGTCTCTGGGGATGTCAATGAGGACATTCGCAGAAGATTTTCTATCATAGCTGGTGGTTCGCCATCTTCATCTCAGGAAGCTTTCGAGAACAACGGAAGCGCTGGCAACGATAAAAAGAAGCGCTCCCCTACTGCCTACGGTGCTACTACAGCATCGTCCAACTGTATTGTCGACGATGCTGTAAATTGTAATACTTCTAATTGCCTTCAATAA